The genomic interval ttcttttaatcaaaGGAAGATGGAAATGAAAAAGGTTTTggttttcatttttcaactccTTGCTTCGTTGTCAGTTCTGCAAGTTCTCCTACGTTACTATTGTAATCACAGCGACACCTTTGAAAATGAACTGTACTCGTGGAGTATCGCAGTGGCATTTATTTACTTCTCTTCAAAGGAATACAACAATTTTATGTGATATATCAAATGGAGTTAGTGCAGCAATATCGGACTTATTTTTTAACCTTTTGTAATGTACTCTTCCGGTGTGCGTTAGAATTGGCTGTGAACTTAAATTCTTTGAAATATATATTGCCCTATTAATTCTCGTGTCATCTATTGGATTCTTCGCTATTGAGTTACCATTTTGTTGTCCAATAATTGTTTAGAAACCCTGATTACTTGTTCACAATTGAGCtgtggttttttttatttaaaaaatgagtaTCTTCACGGTTCAACCGTCGAGATTAATTTTTCTGAGTCGTTTAAGACTAAAAATGAGtggattttttttctctaaaattgtAACGTTGCTGCATGACTTATTTCAAATCTAAAATAGGTAAgctaaaaaaaaacttgaaccaTTTCATTCTCATtcaaatgttatatattttagcCAATGACCACTACTatgttttgatttgaagtttgAAAGGTATAAAGATAATTTTGCTCATATTATAAGATATATGCCTAAAAAATACTTGAAAGGTAAAAAGatgttgagaaaaaaatatgataaatgatGATTCAGATCAATATTTGGTAAGCAATTGCAGTTGTGTtaaaatttcatgtttttttatCTGTCAAGTATTtgtatatgtaattattatttttatttatatagtatTTTACAAATTGTcatcataaattattattactctttACCTTTCAAGTATTTGTATATgtgatataaaatataatttaaaatttaaattgaaatataataaaatataatttaaaatttaaattgaaatataataaaatataaatataaaaataaaaatttataaaatataatctaaaatataaaaatgtaaatataatcaaatagaaaaataattaatagaattttctattaaacttaaaaataaaatattaataatttatttaaaaaatgattatgatTTTACACAAGGatagttttgtctttttatatgatttaataaattagtatacataattataaaaatatgaaagttaattgaaattttaaaataaatataatttgctTACAAGGTATTCTTgccatttacatataatttatatcatatatttatttacattctaacaaataaaatataattatttggttactcatgattttattttattttttaaatttaaattgtttattcagTAATATCAAtggataattttaatataaaattattttattatttatttaatttttttgttaatttataatataatagattaatttagaaaaactaatatgtaattgttcacaatggtaattttgttatttaaatataatatatattatatgatatgatgtatattaaatacatgacaaaataaaatagtatcATGTGTGTCAAATATAGGATATGATAATGTTTATCTTATGACTATCCTATCACATATTATCCTATAATTATTCAACTTTATATGCTATCATGTATCTGTGCATCAAAACGGGCCCTAATAGTAATAACTACTTCTGATTAAGCaaacacattttttataaagaaacgATAAAttctatcataattaacttacaCAATTTGAATAAATTCTATCGTAATTAACTTACACAATTTGAATTCGAAACCGAGATAAAACTTCGaatctaatttttattgttCCAAGGAATGAACATCTGAAATAGAAGAATGGTAAATATTGTTTtctttacttattttttcttttttatgtcGATATTCAAAATCTAAGATTAGCtctcaattaatttaaattaagcagGTGGATTCACTATAGTGGATAAAGTCTTAGCTTATCTCTCTTAATCATACGACTTCaacttaactttttattttttaaatctgcAGATATtgattatttacttatttaaaattgatttataactatagtttttaaaaactaaaaaatcaaaacaaccaAACGAACCAAAGCCCAGTTTAGAAGAATCTTATCTAAGATAACTGATGTTGAAATTGATATATCTACGTTATATTCAGTTACACACAAAATCccaaaatttcaaagaaaatttcGGACGTAACTTAATTAGTTCTAACCAATTTTTCCTAAAAGTATCTGGAAAAGCTCAAATCAAGTAACCACAAACGCAAACAATTTTCTAAGAAAGATTTATATATGCGAACAAactgattcacgaaattgatcctactattttaaaacaattttgatcaatttttttaattttttaactaaaaaatagtaacgtaatattatttaaataatgcTACATACAATACGACAATTTAAAGTGATTAACACCtgttaaattgaaataaaacaccatatatatatatatatatatatatatatatattttaaagttgtattaattttacttgttaataaaatagtaaaaaactTTTAAAGCAAACAATCATCtacatttacaaaaataataaatattcattatttttaaaaatatatcttcattaactaacattttattttataaactaaagacacattcaaaaaaataaaaatacaaaatatttttacaaaacatATATTTCTACTTGGTTAACAGTGTGTATGAGGTTGTGAATTCTAGAGTATTAAATTTGATTCATAATCATAAGAAAAAATGATATCATAACATCACCCCAATGAATGTTGTAAACTCTTCCTACCAAACTACACATTATATAAGCATTGAGCTGCAAAACTTTGTGCATAAAGCACAGAAACAAGCTAATGAATTCcttaataacaaaattactttgtGGCATCTAAGATCTTCATACCACACAGGCAATCTTGTTAAGAGAGAATATGTCAAGTACAACCACAAATTTCAATTTACAAACAAACTATGGACAATTTGTTAAGAGAGAATATGTCAATCACAACCACAAGTTTCAATTTACAAACAAACTATGGACAGGATATATTATATACATAAAGATTATAAGAAGCATACTTTGGCAAAAAAGACTATATGCAATTCACAATTTGTAACTCTTAACTTTCCCCATTAACTAAATTTTCGTGTTTTCTGATCGTTCCAACTTCTCCATCTCAAGTTGCTTAGCCATCCAAACTGAATCAAAGGTTGCCTATATTGTTGTAGAGTAACAAGATTCGTTCTGTAAGGTATTAGAAAATTCTTAAGACCTGCCATTTCATAGACGGAAAACAATGTCATTAGTAAATATGCTCAAAATCAACTTATCTCTATAAAGGAGTAACAGGACTTAATGCAATGCAAGCCATACCATTTATGCACATTGTCTTATAAACATGAGCAATATTAGGGTCTCCTTTAGTACGCATAATTTGCCGATTCTCAAGACACTCAAGAAAGGCTAAATCAGCCTTCAAAAGCTTAGCTTGTTCATGAGTATCATACCCTATATCATGGCAATAACAACAGTAATCCAACCAATCAATTGGTCGCTTGTCCCAAACAAGAGATCCACCATCTTTCCCACTTGACCAATTTGGTCCGCAATAATGTCCATATCGAGGGAACAACTGTGAAAGAAATGCTCTAACCCCTGTATGCCATGGAACCTTACACACATAAGGCCTAAAGCGTAAAGGGGCAGCCACGTTATCTTTTCCAACAACATTTTCACGATTTTGTGCATGTCTCTTCAACTCTTTATTGATAGTAGTTGGTCTTTGAAACTTATCTCCGACATTATTTGCCCATGGAAACAACGAAAGAAAGGACAAAGGCCACCCAGACAATTTGGGATCAATACCATATGATTCTTGTTTGGCTTGTGAAGTAAAATTTTTGGTTTGAATTTGAACTGACAATGATTCTTGATTACTCTGAGCTTTAATCCAAGCAATGTTGCTAAGAAACCCTAAATTCATGGTGTACAAAAATTGTGCCACCAAATTACACAGATAGCCACCACAACACCAAATATTTTGTTAACCTGCCAACAAAAACAGCTAAATCTTGTTCTAatccaaagaaagaaaaaagtctTAATCCAAATTACAACTTCAAGTGAATGTCCAAACCAATTCATCAAATTATAGGACGCTAACAAGTTGatcccaaaaataaaatacctaacaaaaatgtatttaaagtTGTAAATTGTTAGTCATTTTAGTTCAAACATTATTTTCTACagtaaatatttcaaatgtgTCCCTAAAGTTGAATATTAAAGACAAATTGATCCCTGAAATATCatttatgaatataaaataaaacccCATATTTGTTagctaaaataacaaacaatttACACTTTCAGGgacaattttgttgttgttgttttttattttttttatttcatagtCTAACCGAACAGCACCCTACAATTTCATGAATCAACAAGGAGTTTCACCCTAAAACTGTTCATATTTGAAGAAACAgctaaataatttcaattttttagaaGTTATGGCATATTAATACTTTTGTGTATATTGAAGTTTCGTACCATGTTTTACAAAGAAGGATTGATAGGAATACAGCTAGGTTTGAACATATCCCAACTCAAAACAGATCATTTCATAACCAATTCATCAAATTTAGATAATAAGCTGTTTGATCAAGCAACGGTCCACAATAAATTAAAGTGCAGAAATCGAAAGCAAACGCAAAAAGCattcaacttaaaaaaaaaaaaaaaaaaatcacataccAATTTGAAGATAAGTAGTTGGAAACATAATATAATGATGATTTGcgattattataataaataaaaaaattagggatttgaATGAAGTTACTTGTGATTGTTGTGGTTGAGATGGAAAGAGGATTTGAGTTGGGAATGACTGAATTGCGCTGTTAGTTTCAATAAGCTAAATGGGTGGGGCCAGCCAATATAAAGGAGTGGCACCGTGTTTTGTAACCTGTCAATTCAACGTTTAAGGGAGAATGATCCTTCTAGAGTCCACGTTAACATTTTCATGGCTTAGTAAAAtacaaactttttatttaagtCCTTAATTCTTCTCATAGTTAGTTTTTTAATAGTCCAATGGTTAAATTAatcttttagtttttaatttttctttttatttttttaataattatgttattgttttatttttatttttaattatatttatattaattaaatcagTATTATcaattagtttttattaaaaattatttttttattgacgtGTCATTTAATATAGATGAAATAGAACTaaaatgaaactaaaaaaaatagttaaaacacttaaaataattttattttgtacttcttttttttcttattctcTAATTTACAATTCATCGTCTTTTTCTTAAATCATAAATCATtctacaattttatatttttttttatcttcaaccTTTTAATCTTCAAATAGCATTCATCGATAATATCATCATCAAACCACTTAAAAGAAATTACAAcctttattattgtttttttttttaaggttttaCACCCCTTacacttttttctttcaaaattgatACATGTAATGATAGTAACATTTTTATACTATAGTACAACAACCTCAATTAGTTGAATTGTTTTTGTTAATGACGTGTATTGTTGTTAATAATATATGTTGGTTTAAGAGTAACATGAATATATCTTGAACAAACAAATAAGTAATGCACTAGTTAAGGGAGCACAAAGAGAGAGACGGGGAAGCAAGTGAGAGAGGGGTAACGAAATAATGGAATTCAATAAGTAAGGTTAAAAATGGGTGTGGATTTTAATCTCGAAACTGACTTTGAGAACTAcaagatatttttagatatagaaaattgtaaatgaaaaatgattaaaaagaagaaaaaaaatgaatcaaaaatTGGAGAacatgaagaagaagaagaagaagaagaagaagaagaagaagaagaagaagaataagaggacacaaaaaaaagaaggaaatcCCGTTTTTCACTCTAAGtcctttaacttatttttttgtttcattttagtCTCTCTTCGGCCACCTTAAATGACATGTCAACAAAAGTTAAcgttttttgacaaaaattaacGGAAATGACCAATTTGACT from Cicer arietinum cultivar CDC Frontier isolate Library 1 chromosome 5, Cicar.CDCFrontier_v2.0, whole genome shotgun sequence carries:
- the LOC101501147 gene encoding uncharacterized protein, producing MNLGFLSNIAWIKAQSNQESLSVQIQTKNFTSQAKQESYGIDPKLSGWPLSFLSLFPWANNVGDKFQRPTTINKELKRHAQNRENVVGKDNVAAPLRFRPYVCKVPWHTGVRAFLSQLFPRYGHYCGPNWSSGKDGGSLVWDKRPIDWLDYCCYCHDIGYDTHEQAKLLKADLAFLECLENRQIMRTKGDPNIAHVYKTMCINGLKNFLIPYRTNLVTLQQYRQPLIQFGWLSNLRWRSWNDQKTRKFS